The Physeter macrocephalus isolate SW-GA unplaced genomic scaffold, ASM283717v5 random_67, whole genome shotgun sequence genome includes a region encoding these proteins:
- the AHDC1 gene encoding transcription factor Gibbin, which translates to MRVKPQGLVVTSSAVCSSPDYLREPKYYPGGPPTPRPLLPARPPASPPDKAFAHTFSENPRPPPRRDPSTRRPPVLAKGDDPLPPRAARPVSQARCPTPAGDGSSSRRRWDNGRVNLRPVVQLIDIMKDLTRLSQDLQHSGVHLDCGGLRLSRPPAPPPGDLQYSFFSSPSLANSIRSPEERATPHAKSERSSHPLYEPEPEPRDSPQPGQGHSPGATAAATGLPPEAEPDGPDYSELADADILSELASLTCPEAQLLEAQALEPPSPEPEPQLLDPQPRFLDPQALEPLGEALELPPLQPLADPLGLPGLALQALDTLPDSLESQLLDPQALDPLPKLLDVPSRRLEPQQPLGPCPLAEPLRLDLCSPHGPPGPEGHPKYALRRTDRPKILCRRRKAGRGRKADAGPEGRLLPLPVPTGLAAALAEPPPPPPPHALPGPGPVPELEPESSQTPVVPTRRGKCRGVRRMVVKMAKIPVSLGRRNKTTYKVSSLSSSLSVEGKELGLRVSTEPTPLLKMKNNGRNVVVVFPPGEMPIILKRKRGRPPKNLLLGPGKPKEPAVVAAEAATVAAATMAMPEVKKRRRRKQKLASPQPSYAADANDSKAEYSDVLAKLAFLNRQSQCAGRCSPPRCWTPSEPESVHQAPDTQSISHFLHRVQGFRRRGGKAGGFGGRGGGHAAKAARCSFSDFFEGIGKKKKVVAVAAAGVGGPGLAELGHPRKRGRGEVDAVTGKPKRKRRSRKNGTLFPEQVPSGPGFGDAGTEWAGDKGGGWAPHHGHPGGQAGRNCGFQGTEARAFASTGLESGASGRGSYYSTAAPAGQTELSQERQNLFTGYFRSLLDSDDSSDLLDFALSASRPESRKASGTYAGPPSSALPAQRGLATFPSRGAKASPVVVGSSGAGADPSFQPVLPTRQTFPPGRAASYGLTPGTSDCRAAETFPKLAPLPSAVARSPTAHPPANTYAPQYGGYGAGQNVFAPAKPFTGQDCANSKDCSFAYGSGNSLPASPSSAHSAGYAPPPTGGPCLPPSKASFFNSSEGGPFSGSAPTPLRCDSRASTVSPGGYMVPKGTTASATSAASSSSSSFQPSPENCRQFAGASQWPFRQGYGGLDWASEAFSQLYNPGFDCHVSEPNVILDISNYTPQKVKQQTAVSETFSESSSDSTQFNQPVGGGFRRANSEASSSEGQSSLSSLEKLMMDWNEASSAPGYNWNQSVLFQSSSKPGRGRRKKVDLFEASHLGFPSTASASAAGYPSKRSTGPRQPRGGRGGGACSAKKERGGAAAKAKFIPKPQPVNPLFQDSPDLGLDYYSGDSSMSPLPSQSRAFSVGERDPCDFMGPYSMNPSTPSDGTFGQGFHCDSPSLGAPELDGKHFPPLAHPPTVFDAGLQKAYSPTCSPTLGFKEELRPPPTKLAACEPLKHGLQGASLSHAAAAQAHLSCRDLPLGQPHYDSPSCKGTAYWYPPGSAARSPPYEGKVGSGLLADFLGRTEAACLSAPHLASPPATPKADKEPLEMARPPGPPRGPAAAAAGYGCPLLSDLTLSPVPRDSLLPLQDTAYRYPGFMPQAHPGLGGGPKSGFLGPMAEPHPEDTFTVTSL; encoded by the coding sequence ATGCGTGTGAAGCCCCAGGGCCTGGTGGTGACTTCCAGTGCCGTGTGCAGCTCTCCTGACTACCTCCGGGAGCCCAAGTACTACCCCggcggcccccccaccccccggcccttGCTTCCCGCCCGGCCCCCTGCCAGCCCACCCGACAAGGCCTTCGCCCACACCTTCTCCGAGAACCCGCGCCCACCCCCACGCCGGGACCCCAGCACCCGGCGCCCACCAGTCCTTGCCAAGGGGGACGACCCGCTGCCCCCGAGGGCGGCCCGTCCTGTCTCCCAGGCCCGCTGCCCCACCCCCGCGGGAGACGGCAGCAGCTCCCGACGGCGCTGGGACAACGGGCGGGTGAACCTGCGTCCAGTGGTCCAGCTGATTGACATCATGAAGGACCTGACCCGGCTCTCCCAGGACCTGCAGCACAGCGGCGTGCACCTGGACTGCGGTGGCCTCCGGCTCAGCCGcccacctgccccgccccccggggACCTTCAGTATAGCTTCTTCTCCTCACCCAGCCTGGCCAACAGCATCCGCAGCCCTGAGGAGCGGGCCACCCCCCATGCCAAGTCTGAGCGGTCCAGCCACCCCCTCTACGAGCCTGAGCCTGAGCCTAGGGACAGTCCCCAGCCCGGCCAAGGCCATAGTCCCGGAGCCACGGCCGCAGCCACCGGTCTGCCACCAGAGGCCGAGCCAGACGGCCCCGATTACTCAGAACTCGCTGACGCCGACATCCTGAGTGAGCTGGCCTCCCTTACTTGCCCCGAGGCCCAGCTGCTGGAGGCCCAGGCCCTCGAGCCACCGTCGCCtgagccagagcctcagctcctagaCCCCCAGCCCCGCTTCCTGGACCCGCAGGCACTAGAGCCGCTCGGGGAAGCTTTGGAGCTGCCGCCCCTGCAACCCCTTGCCGATCCTCTGGGGTTGCCGGGCCTGGCTCTACAGGCCCTAGATACCCTGCCCGACTCCCTGGAGTCGCAGCTGCTCGACCCTCAGGCACTTGACCCCCTGCCCAAGTTGCTTGACGTCCCTAGCCGCCGTCTGGAGCCCCAGCAGCCCCTGGGACCCTGCCCGCTGGCTGAGCCCTTGCGCCTGGACTTGTGCTCACCCCATGGCCCTCCTGGGCCTGAGGGTCACCCCAAATACGCCTTGCGGCGCACCGATAGGCCAAAGATCCTGTGTCGCCGACGGAAAGCCGGACGGGGACGCAAGGCAGACGCCGGCCCCGAGGGCCGTCTGCTGCCCCTGCCTGTGCCCACAGGGCTGGCGGCTGCCCTGGCtgagcccccgcccccgcccccacctcacGCCCTGCCCGGCCCAGGCCCAGTCCCAGAGCTGGAGCCCGAATCCTCCCAGACCCCAGTGGTCCCTACCCGCAGAGGCAAGTGCCGGGGCGTGCGGCGCATGGTGGTGAAGATGGCCAAGATCCCCGTGTCGCTGGGCCGGCGGAACAAGACCACGTACAAGGTGTCATCTTTGAGCAGCAGCCTGAGCGTGGAGGGCAAGGAGCTGGGCCTGCGCGTGTCCACAGAGCCCACCCCGCTGCTGAAGATGAAGAACAATGGGCGCAACGTGGTGGTGGTCTTCCCACCCGGCGAGATGCCCATCATTCTCAAGCGTAAGCGCGGCCGCCCTCCTAAGAACCTGCTCCTGGGCCCCGGCAAGCCCAAGGAGCCAGCGGTGGTGGCGGCCGAGGCAGCCACCGTGGCGGCAGCCACCATGGCCATGCCGGAGGTGAAGAAACGGCGGCGGCGGAAGCAGAAGCTGGCATCTCCCCAGCCGTCCTACGCAGCGGATGCCAACGACAGCAAGGCCGAGTACTCGGACGTCCTCGCCAAGCTGGCCTTCCTGAACCGCCAGAGCCAGTGCGCTGGACGGTGCTCACCGCCCCGCTGCTGGACGCCCAGTGAGCCCGAGTCCGTGCACCAGGCACCCGACACGCAGAGCATCTCCCACTTCCTGCACCGTGTGCAGGGCTTCCGACGGCGAGGTGGCAAAGCAGGCGGTTTTGGCGGCCGGGGTGGGGGCCACGCGGCCAAGGCGGCCCGATGCTCCTTCAGCGACTTCTTTGAGGGCATCggcaagaaaaagaaggtggTGGCCGTGGCAGCCGCTGGGGTCGGGGGCCCTGGCCTCGCTGAGTTGGGGCACCCACGCAAACGGGGCCGGGGGGAGGTAGACGCCGTGACTGGAAAGCCCAAACGCAAGAGGCGGTCCCGGAAGAACGGGACTCTGTTCCCAGAACAGGTGCCCAGCGGCCCAGGCTTTGGGGATGCGGGCACTGAGTGGGCCGGGGACAAGGGTGGTGGCTGGGCCCCTCACCATGGGCACCCAGGCGGGCAAGCTGGCCGAAACTGCGGGTTCCAGGGGACCGAGGCCCGGGCCTTTGCCTCCACTGGGCTAGAGAGCGGGGCTTCGGGCCGTGGCAGCTACTACAGCACAGCCGCACCTGCGGGCCAGACGGAGCTCAGCCAGGAGCGCCAAAACCTCTTCACCGGCTATTTTCGCTCACTGCTCGACTCGGATGACTCCTCCGACCTCTTGGACTTTGCCCTCTCAGCCTCTCGCCCCGAGTCCCGGAAGGCATCAGGCACCTACGCAGGGCCCCCCAGCAGCGCCCTGCCCGCCCAGCGGGGCCTGGCCACCTTCCCCAGCCGGGGAGCCAAGGCCAGCCCGGTGGTGGTGGGCAGCAGCGGGGCTGGGGCGGACCCCTCCTTCCAGCCTGTTCTGCCCACTCGCCAGACCTTCCCGCCGGGCCGGGCGGCGAGCTACGGGCTAACCCCCGGCACTTCCGACTGCCGGGCAGCCGAGACCTTCCCGAAGCTGGCTCCTCTGCCTTCTGCCGTGGCTCGCTCGCCTACCGCACACCCGCCCGCCAACACCTACGCCCCGCAGTACGGGGGCTACGGGGCTGGACAAAATGTATTCGCACCCGCTAAGCCCTTCACGGGCCAGGACTGCGCCAATAGCAAGGACTGCAGCTTTGCCTACGGCAGTGGCAACAGCCTCCCTGCCTCACCCAGCAGCGCCCACAGCGCTGGCTACGCCCCACCGCCTACCGGTGGCCCCTGCCTGCCACCAAGCAAGGCGTCCTTCTTCAACAGCTCTGAGGGGGGCCCCTTCTCTGGTTCGGCCCCCACACCCCTGCGCTGTGACAGCCGGGCCAGCACGGTCTCACCCGGCGGCTACATGGTACCCAAGGGCACCACAGCCTCTGCCACCTCTGCCGCGTCCTCGTCGtcctcctccttccagccctCGCCTGAGAACTGTCGGCAGTTTGCGGGGGCTTCTCAGTGGCCTTTCCGGCAGGGCTATGGAGGCCTGGACTGGGCCTCGGAGGCCTTCAGCCAGCTCTACAATCCCGGTTTCGACTGCCACGTCAGCGAGCCCAACGTGATCCTGGACATCTCCAACTACACGCCGCAGAAGGTGAAGCAGCAGACAGCCGTGTCCGAGACCTTCTCGGAGTCGTCCTCCGACAGCACCCAGTTCAATCAGCCCGTCGGCGGCGGCTTCCGGCGCGCCAACAGCGAGGCCTCGAGCAGCGAGGGCCAGTCGAGCCTGTCCAGCCTGGAGAAACTGATGATGGACTGGAACGAGGCATCGTCCGCCCCCGGTTACAACTGGAACCAGAGCGTCCTCTTCCAGAGCAGCTCCAAGCCAGGCCGCGGACGGCGGAAGAAGGTGGACCTGTTCGAGGCCTCACATCTGGGCTTCCCGTCAACCGCCTCGGCCAGCGCCGCGGGCTACCCATCCAAACGGAGCACCGGGCCCCGGCAGCCTCGGGGTGGACGGGGTGGCGGGGCCTGCTCAGCCAAGAaggagcggggcggggcggcggccAAAGCCAAGTTCATCCCCAAGCCCCAGCCGGTCAACCCGCTGTTCCAGGACAGCCCGGACCTCGGCCTGGACTACTACAGCGGGGACAGCAGCATGTCACCACTGCCCTCGCAGTCGAGGGCCTTCAGCGTGGGCGAGCGAGATCCCTGTGACTTCATGGGACCCTACTCCATGAACCCGTCCACGCCGTCGGACGGCACCTTCGGCCAAGGCTTCCACTGCGACTCGCCCAGCCTCGGTGCCCCTGAGCTGGATGGCAAGCATTTCCCGCCGCTGGCCCACCCGCCCACGGTGTTTGATGCTGGCCTGCAGAAGGCCTACTCCCCCACCTGCTCCCCGACCCTGGGCTTCAAGGAAGAGCTGCGGCCGCCACCCACAAAGCTGGCTGCCTGTGAGCCCCTCAAGCATGGGCTCCAGGGGGCCAGCCTGAGCCATGCAGCTGCAGCCCAGGCCCACCTGAGCTGCCGGGACCTGCCGCTGGGCCAGCCCCACTACGACTCCCCCAGCTGCAAGGGTACGGCGTATTGGTACCCGCCAGGCTCGGCCGCCCGCAGCCCGCCCTATGAAGGCAAGGTGGGTTCAGGGCTGCTGGCTGACTTCCTGGGCAGGACGGAGGCCGCGTGCCTCAGTGCCCCACACCTGGCTAGCCCACCGGCCACACCTAAGGCCGACAAGGAGCCACTGGAGATGGCCCGGCCGCCCGGCCCACCCCGTGGCcccgctgcagctgctgctggctATGGCTGCCCACTCCTTAGTGACTTGACCCTGTCCCCCGTGCCGAGGGACTCGCTGCTGCCCCTGCAGGATACCGCCTACAGGTATCCAGGCTTTATGCCGCAGGCGCATCCTGGCCTGGGTGGGGGCCCCAAGAGCGGCTTCCTGGGGCCCATGGCGGAACCTCACCCTGAGGACACATTCACCGTCACCTCCCTGTAG